Below is a genomic region from Neorhizobium galegae.
GAAGCAACCGCCCAGCGGGATCCGAACGAGGGCATTGCCGGCCGGCTGCTGTCCTCCGCCATGTCGGTCGTCAAGGTCCGCCGCGTCGGCGATGTCCAGGGCGAAACGCCGGATGCGGTCGTCGCCCGCATGGAAAATGCGCTGCGCAACGGCGATCTCCAGGCCTCCGCCCGTGAGTGGGATGCGCTGCCGGAACCGGCAAAGGCGGTTTCGCGCGATTTCAAGCAGAAGCTCGATGCCCGCATTCAGGTGGAAAATCTCGTGGGCGGAACGCTGACGCGCGCCGTCGCCGGCACCCAAGGCTGAGGACGGAAGAACCGAATGGTCAGACTTTTCATTTTTCTCGTTGTGGTGCTGGCTCTCGGCTGGGGTTTCTCCTGGCTTGCGGATCGCCCCGGCCTGATTTCCATCACCTGGCAGGACCGCCTGATCGAAACCAGCCTGATGGTGGCCGCCACCGCCATGGTCGCGCTGATCGGCTTTGCGATGCTCCTCTGGTGGATCGTCGGGGTGATCTGGACCTCGCCCTATTCCGTCCGCCGCTATTTTCGCGCCCGCAAGCGGGACCGTGGGTACCAGGCGCTGTCGACCGGTCTGATCGCCGCCGGCGCCGGCAATGCGCTGCTCGCCCGCAAGATGAGCCTTCGCACCCGTGGCCTAATCAGCGCCGATCAGGAGCCTCTGATCCACCTCCTTGAAGCCCAGGCAGCCCTGATCGAAGGCAAGCACGACGAAGCGCGCAAGAAGTTCGAGCAGATGGCCGAGGATCCGGAAACCCGCGAACTTGGCCTGCGCGGCCTCTACATGGAAGCCCGCCGGCTCGGCGCCAACGAGGCCGCCCGTCAATATGCCGAAAAGGCGGTCGAGCACGCGCCCTACCTGCCCTGGGCCGCCCAGGCGACGCTCGAATCCCGCAGCCAGGCCGGCCGCTGGGACGACGCAATCCGCCTGCTCGACCAGCAGCGCATGGCCAATATCCTCGAAAAGCCGCAGGCCGAACGCTGGAAGGCCGTGCTCTTGACCGCCAAGGCCAACGACCGGCTGGAAGGCGATCCGAAGGGCGCTCGCGACGATGCCATGGCGGCCTTGAAGCTCGCTAAGGATCTCGTGCCCGCCGCCGTCATCGCCGCCAAGGCCTGGCTGCGCGAGGACAATGTCCGCAAGGCCGCATCCACCCTCGAAGGTGTCTGGAAGCTTGGGCCGCATCCGGAAATCGCCGGCGCCTATATCCGCGCCCGCAGCGGCGACAGCACCGTGGACAGGCTGAAACGCGCCGAAAAGCTTGAGGCGATGCGCCCCAACAATGTCGAATCGCTGCTGGCCGTCGCCCAGGCCGCACTCGATGCCCAGCAGTTCAAGAAGGCACGTGCCAAGGCGGAAGCCGCCGCCCGCATGCAGCCGCGCGAGGCCGTCTACCTGCTGCTCGCCGATATCGAGGAGGCCGAAACCAGCGACCAGGGCCGCGTTCGCCACTGGATGGCGCAGGCCCTGCGGGCACCCCGCGATCCCGCCTGGGTCGCCGATGGTTTCGTCTCGGAAAAGTGGCTGCCGCTTTCCCCGGTCTCCGGCCGGCTCGACGCCTTCGAATGGAAGGCGCCGTTCGACCAGCTGGAAGGTCCGGTCGAGGAAGGTTCGCTCGCGGCCGATACCGCGATCGCCAGCCTGCCACCTGTCAGCGCAGTAAAGGCCGAGTCGCGCGCCGAGGAGGCACCGAGGCCGATCCTCGTCCCGGTCAAGCCCGTACCGCAGGAGGTTAAGCCGCCTCAGAAGGAGTTAGCTGTTGCAGCAAAAACACCAGCGCCGGCGAATGTGACCCCGAAGGACGGAAACCCCCCTGAAAATGAAGGGGAGCCCGTTCCCTTTTTCGGCCGCCCACCGGATGATCCGGGTGTGAAAGATCCCGACGCCGCGCAGCCCGCAACCAGGCTCCGGCTGTTCTAGAATGGCGAGGGCCTGGAGATAGATGTTAGATCGCATTCAGGCCTTCCTCCAAACGCTGACCGGATCCCACCACACGCAGGAATTCGCGCCTGATGATCCAAGGGTGGCCTTTGTCGCACTCTGTTTCCAGGTCATGGAAGCGGACGGCAACATCTCCGATCAGGAACAGCAGAAGTTTCGCGACCTGCTGCGCGAACGCTACGACCTGAGCGAGGATCGCCTGAAGGCTTTGATCGAGGTCGGCCATCAGGCCGGCAGCGAGGCGGTTGACTATTACCGCTTCACGTCCGATCTGAGAAAGCATCTCGTCAACGAAGAAGACCGCGTCGAGCTTCTCGGCATCCTCTGGGATATCGTCTATGCCGACGGTCAGCGCAGCGAGATCGAGGATCACGTGATCTGGAGGATCGCCGATCTTCTGGGCGTCTCGTCGCGCGACAGGGTTCTGGAGCGCCAGCAGGCCGCCGCGCGTGCAACCGGAGGAGATGAGGGAGGAGACTGACGGTACCCGATGCCGATGCTTCCCTCTTCAGTCACGAAACTTCAGATATTCGCCATGATGCGCCGTCAGCCGGCGCTTCAGGCGGGCTGAACCGATTTCTCTTCCCGGTCCGGCGCATCGAGACTGTCGATCCTGCGCAGCTTCGGGAAGCTCATGGCCCAGATGATCGCGACGCCCAGCGTGCCGATGCCGCCGATCACCACGGCCGGTACGGCGCCGAAGATCGAGGCCATCGTGCCCGCGCGGAATTCCCCTAGCTCGTTGGACGCACCGACGAACACCATGTTGACCGCGTTGACCCGGCCGCGCACCTCGTCCGGCGTCCAGAGCGCGATCAGCGTCTCGCGCACATAGACCGATATCATGTCGGACGCTCCCATCAGCATCAGCGCCGAGATCGACAGCCAGGGCGTCACTGAGAGGCCGAAGATCAGCGTGCCGATGCCGAACAGCCCGACGCCGATGAACATTGCCAGACCCGCATGGTGGCGGATCGGAGAGAAGGCGAGGTAGATCGCAACGATGATCGCGCCGACGCCGGGTGCTGCACGCAGCATGCCGAGGCCCCAGGGGCCGAGTTCGAGAATGTCACGCGCAAAGATCGGCATCAGCGCCACCGCGCCCCCAAGCAGGACCGCGAAGAGGTCGAGCGAGATCGCTCCGAGCACGATCTTTTCCCGCGAGATGAAGTGGAAACCGGCCAGGATCTGGCCCCAGCTCACCTTCTCGACAGCATTTCGCTGCGGAGGTTTCGGGATCATGAAAACCAGGGCGGCCGCCAGGATGAGAAAGGCGAAAGCGATCGAATAGGCGGCAACCGCGCTGACGCCGTAGAGCAGGCCGCCGGCCACCGGGCCGACGATCGCCGCAGTCTGCCAGGACGAGGAGTTCCAGGCGACTGCGTTCGGCAGGTCCTGTTCCGGCACTAGGTTCGGCCCGAGCGACTGGACCGCCGGCCCCATGAAGGCCCGTTCGATCCCGAACACGATCAGGATACCGAACACCGGCCAGGGCGAAAAGGAATGCGTGACGGTGAGCGCCAGAAGGGCGCCGGCGCAGAGCGCCCCGACCACCATGCAGATCGCCACGATCGCGCGTCGGTTATAGCGGTCGGCGACCGAACCGGTGACGAGGATCAGGAGCAGCGACGGTAGGAACTGGAAAAGCCCGATCAGGCCGAGATAGAGCGGATTGCTGGTCTCGTCGTACATCTGCCAGCCGACCGCGACGCTGATGATCTGGATCGCAAAAGCCGCGAAAAGTCGGGAAAAGAAGAAGCGAGTATAAGATGAGTGCCGGAAGGCGGCGAAACGATCGCCCGAGGCAGAAATCGACATGAGGCAGCACTTTCAGCGGAACCGGAAGCCGGCAGCGCGCCCGTCGCCCGTTAAACATGAATCGGATGAGGCGCGGGCGCGGCACTTGCCCGTTAGTTCGCCAATGTCTACATGTCTGTCAACAAAGAAATGGAGACGTTAATGCTCGCCCTGTTTCAGACCATCGATTTGGCCTTGAACCTCTATACCTGGGTGCTGATTGCCAGCGCCATCTTCTCGTGGCTCTATGCCTTCAACGTCATCAATTCGAGAAACCAGTTCGTCGATGCGATTGGCCGTTTCCTCTTCGCCGTCACCGAACCGGCGCTGCGTCCCATCCGTCGCATCATGCCGGACCTCGGCGGCATCGATATCTCGCCTGTCATCCTGCTCCTGATCATCTTCTTCATTCGCTCGCTGATGTGGACGTCGATCTACCCGCTGGTTGCGTGAGCGGCGCCTATAGCAGGCATTCCGACCATCTGCGGCTCGCAATCCGGCTGACCCCGAATTCGGGCCGCAATGCTGTCGAGGGCATGGAGACCGCCGCCGATGGCGAGGTGTTCCTGAAGGCACGCGTCACCGCCGTGCCGGAGGACGGCAAGGCCAACAAGGCGCTGATCCTGCTGCTGGCCGATACGTTCCGCCTCCCCAAATCCTCCATTTCGATTCTGTCGGGCGAAACAGCGCGCAAAAAAATCCTCCGGATCGATGGCGACCCGGAGGATTTGGAAGAGAAATTCAAAAAGGTGCTGAAGGCCTGACGGCTTACTTGCTTGCCTTGTAGCGCTCGATGGCTTCGACGATCAGCGTCTTTGCCACGTCGACATTCTGCCAGCCGCCGATCTTCACCCACTTGCCGGGCTCCAGATCCTTGTAGTGCTCGAAGAAGTGCTCGATCTGCTTCAGCGTGATCTCGGGCATGTCCGTGTAGTTCTTGATCTTGTCGTAGCGCTGGGTCAGCTTCGGAACCGGCACGGCGATGATCTTCTCGTCCTTGCCACCATCGTCTTCCATGATCATCACGCCGATCGGGCGCACGTTGATGACGCAGCCCGGAACCAGCGGACGGGTGTTGCAGATGAGGACGTCGATCGGATCGCCGTCTTCCGAGAGCGTGTGCGGTACGAAGCCGTAATTGCCCGGATAGGTCATCGGCGTGTAGAGGAAGCGGTCGACGACGAGAGCGCCGGCTTCCTTGTCCATTTCGTACTTGATCGGCTGGCCGCCGACCGGCACTTCAACGATGACGTTGACGTCTTCAGGCGGATTCTTGCCAACGGAAATTGCATCGATACGCATTCTGGTCCCCGGTGAGGTTCGACAAAGTTAAGCGTCGATAGCGGGAATCATGCTGCAAGGCAACAAGGCTTTGACGCCAATGTTGAACCGCAATACGCCCCGCAACATGAGAAAGCGTTCAAATTCAGGAGGTTGAAGGCTGACCGTTCAGGACCAGACGAAACCGATCTTGCGAAGCTGCGTGCCGCCAAAATCCTCCATGCCTTCGGCAAGGTCCACGCCGCCGTGCCGGCGGAAGAAACGCGCCGCATGCTCGCTGTCCTCCAGGCACCAGACGACGAGACCTTCGCAGCCCAGCGACTTCAGGAGCCGACGGCTTTCGCCGAACAGGCGGCGGCCAAGGCCGATGCCCTGAAATTCAGGACGCAGATAGATTTCGTAGACCTCGCCGTCATAAGGCAGGGCACGGGCCCGGTTGAGGCCGATCGTGGCGTAACCGGCGACCTGGTCGGCGACATCGAGCACCAGCAGGGTGGCAGGACCGCGGGTCGCCTTGCGCCACCATGCCTCGCCCCGGCGCTCCAGCATCTGGGTCAGCGGCTTGTGGGGAATGAGGCCTGCATAGGCCTGGGTCCATGCCTGGCGGTGCGCCTCGGAAATGGCGCGAGCGTCTTGCGGTTCGGCCCGCCGGACATCGATCGATAACGTTTTCATAACGTTTACTCTAGGCCCTGATGCTGGCAATCCGCCATTCCACCAATGTGTGTAGAGCGGATTGCCCACAGACTTCTCATGTGGACGACGAGGCAACGTTAACGTGTTTTTAACCTTTGCGACAAGGCCGGACGGGTCTCAGGCACAGAAAAAACCCGGCATTTCTGCCGGGTTTTTGAAAGGCTCAGAGCATGCTGTCGAAATCAGGCGATCTTCGCCTTGCCGAAGCGCTTGCGGTCGTTGGCGTCGAGATAGGTCTTGCGCAGCCGGATGTTCTTCGGCGTCACTTCCATCAGCTCGTCGTCCTGGATCCAGGACAGCGCGCGGTCGAGCGTCATGCGGATCGGCGGGGTCAGACGAACGGCTTCGTCCTTGCCGGCAGAACGGATGTTGGTCAGCTGCTTGCCCTTGAGGACATTGACCTCAAGGTCGTTGTCTCTGCTGTGAATGCCGATGATCATGCCCATATAGACCTTTTCGCCCGGCTCGATGATCATCGGGCCGCGGTCTTCCAGGTTGAACATCGCGTAGGCAACGGCTTCGCCGGCCTGGTTGGACAGAAGCACGCCGTTGGTGCGGCCGCCGATCTCGCCCTTGTAGGGCTGATAGTCGTGGAACAGGCGGTTCATGATCGCCGTGCCGCGGGTATCGGTCAGAAGTTCCGACTGGTAGCCGATCAGGCCGCGGGTCGGCGCGAAGAAGACCAGGCGGACGCGGCTGCCGCCGGACGGACGCAGCTCGGCCATTTCGGCCTTGCGCTCGGACATCTTCTGCACGACGACGCCGGAATGCTCCTCATCGACGTCGATGACGACTTCCTCGATCGGCTCCATCAGCGTGCCGTCCTCGGACTTGTGCATGACGACGCGCGGACGCGACACGGCAAGCTCAAAGCCTTCGCGGCGCATGGTTTCGATCAGGACGGCAAGCTGCAATTCGCCACGGCCGGAAACGTAGAACGAATCCTTGCCCTCGGCTTCCTCGATCTTCAGCGCGACGTTGCCTTCGGCTTCCTTGAACAGGCGGTCGCGGATGACGCGGCTCGTCACCTTGTCGCCTTCGGTGCCGGCAAGTGGCGAGTCGTTGACGAGGAAGGACATGGTGACGGTCGGCGGGTCGATCGGCTGTGCGTGCAGCGCCTCGGTGACCGAGGGATCGCAGAACGTGTCGGCGACCGTGCCCTTGGAGAGGCCGGCGATGGCGACGATATCGCCCGCATGCGCTTCGTCGATCGGCGTACGCTCGATGCCGCGGAAGGCGAGGATCTTGGAGATACGGCCGGTTTCGACCGTCTTGCCGTCCTGGGAGAGCACCTTGACGGGCTGGTTCGGCTTGATCGAGCCGGAATGGATACGGCCGGTGATGATGCGGCCGAGGAAGGGGTTGGCTTCGAGCAGCGTGCCGATCATGCGGAACGCGCCGTCTTCGTCACCGACGCTCGGCTCGGGAACGTGCTTCAGGACCAGGTCGAGAAGCGGGGCGAGACCCTCATCCTTCGGGCCTTCGGGATTGACGTTCATCCAGCCATCGCGACCGGAACCGTAGAGGATCGGGAAATCGAGCTGTTCGTCGGTGGCGTCGAGATTGGCGAACAGGTCGAAGACTTCGTTGATGACTTCCTCGTGGCGGCCGTCCGGACGGTCGATCTTGTTGATCGCGACGATCGGGCGAAGGCCGACCTTCAGCGCCTTGCCGACCACGAACTTGGTCTGCGGCATCGGGCCTTCCGAGGAGTCGACGAGAACGATCGCGCCGTCCACCATCGACAGGATGCGCTCGACTTCGCCGCCGAAGTCGGCGTGGCCGGGGGTGTCGACGATGTTGACGCGAACGCCCTTCCACTCGATCGAGGTCGCCTTGGCAAGGATGGTGATGCCACGTTCTTTTTCGAGATCGTTGCTGTCCATCATGCGCTCGGTGGTGCGCTGGTTGTCGCGGAACGAGCCGGACTGCTTCAGAAGTTCGTCGACGAGAGTGGTTTTCCCATGGTCGACGTGTGCGATAATCGCGATATTGCGCATTTTCATGTTTAGAATCTCTGAGCTCTTGGCGCGGCAACGGGAGGCGGCACCCAATTCGTTTTGCGGCCTCATACCCTGTTTTTCGCATTTGCGAAAGGGGTGAGCGCGATGATGGTTGACGGCTGTTTCGCCACCAGCCCGCTGCGCCTCAAGAGGGTGGCAAGAGGAGCGGCAGGACGGTGGTAGCCACGATTGCAATGAAGGCCATGGCCACGCCGAGCCCGATCGGCCCCTGCGCGACTGCCGCCAGATCGATGTTGCGATCTGGCGTTACGGTTTTACGACCGCCGCATGACAAGCCGATGATTGGCAAATCTTCGGCCCTGTCTCATCCCGGAAGACCGGGATCGCGACGCGCTCAGGCGTCGCTGCCGGAGAGCTCCTCGACCATCGCGAGGCCCTTTTTCTTCAGCATCGCCTTCGGGTCCGGCAACTTTCCGCGGAACGCCTTGTAGGTCTCTTCCGGATCGATCGAGCCGCCGACGGAATAGATGTTGTTCTTGAGCTTGCGCGCCATGACCGGATCGAAGGCGTTGCCGGTTTCCTCGAAGGCGGAGAAGGCGTCCGCGTCGAGTACTTCAGACCACATGTAGGAATAGTAGCCCGCCGAATAGCCGTCGCCCGAGAACACATGCTGGAAATGCGGCGTCGCGTGACGCATGACGATCGAGGCCGGCATGCCGATCTCGTCGAGCACTTCCTTCTGCACCGCCATCGGATCGTCGACCGCTCCGCGGGTATGAAACGCCATGTCCACCAGCGCCGAGGAGGTGAATTCCACCGTCGCGAAGCCGGCGTTGAAGGTGCGGGCCGCCAGCACCTTGTCGAGCAGCGCCTTCGGCATCGGCTTGCCGGTTTCGTAATGCACGGCATATTTCTCGAGGATTTCCGGCACGGTCAGCCAGTGCTCGTAAAGCTGCGACGGCAGCTCGACGAAATCGCGCGAGACGCCGGTGCCGGAGACCGACGGATAGGTGACATCCGACAGCATGCCGTGCAGCGCGTGGCCGAACTCGTGGAACAGGGTGCGGGCGTCGTCGATCGACAGCAGGGCCGGCTTGCCTTCGGCGGGCTTGGCGAAATTGCAGACGTTGTAGATGATCGGCAGCTCGCCTGTCGCGCCGTTCTTCAGCGGCAGCTTATGCTGCGACTGGAGGGAATTCATCCAGGCGCCGGAGCGCTTCGAGGACCGGGCGAAATAGTCGCCGAGGAACAGCGCCTTCAGCTTGCCCTCCCTGTCGCGGATCTCGAACACCCGCACATCCGGATGGTAGGCCGAAACACCCTTCACCTCGACCGCCTTGATGCCGAACAGGCGCTCGGCGACATCGAAGCACGCCTCGATGATCTTTTCGAGCTGAAGATAGGGCTTCAGCTCCGTTTCGGAGAAATCGAAGGTTCGCTGCCGCAGCTTCTCGGCATAATAACGCCAGTCCCACGGCATGACCTCGTGGTTCTTGCCCTCCTCGGCGATCAGGCCGCCAAGGCTCGCCTCTTCCTCCAGCGCCTTGGAGCGCGCCTTGTCCCAGACCTGACGGAGCAGCGTGTTTACCGCATCGGACGTCTTCGCCATCGTGTTGTCGAGCTTGTAGGCCGCGAAATTTTCGTATCCGAGCAGTTTTGCTTTTTCCGCCCGCAGCGCCAGCGTTTCGCGCACGATGCCGAGATTGTCGGTCTCGCCGCCGTTTTGTCCGCGCGCCGCCCAGGCCCTGAAAGCCTGTTCGCGCAGGTCACGGCGGGTCGAGAAGGTGAGGAACGGCTCGATAATCGAGCGCGACAGCGTCACCATATATCCGTCCGCCTCGCCGCGTTCGCGGGCAGCGGATGCCATGGCATCGCGCAGGAACGCCG
It encodes:
- a CDS encoding heme biosynthesis protein HemY; translation: MVRLFIFLVVVLALGWGFSWLADRPGLISITWQDRLIETSLMVAATAMVALIGFAMLLWWIVGVIWTSPYSVRRYFRARKRDRGYQALSTGLIAAGAGNALLARKMSLRTRGLISADQEPLIHLLEAQAALIEGKHDEARKKFEQMAEDPETRELGLRGLYMEARRLGANEAARQYAEKAVEHAPYLPWAAQATLESRSQAGRWDDAIRLLDQQRMANILEKPQAERWKAVLLTAKANDRLEGDPKGARDDAMAALKLAKDLVPAAVIAAKAWLREDNVRKAASTLEGVWKLGPHPEIAGAYIRARSGDSTVDRLKRAEKLEAMRPNNVESLLAVAQAALDAQQFKKARAKAEAAARMQPREAVYLLLADIEEAETSDQGRVRHWMAQALRAPRDPAWVADGFVSEKWLPLSPVSGRLDAFEWKAPFDQLEGPVEEGSLAADTAIASLPPVSAVKAESRAEEAPRPILVPVKPVPQEVKPPQKELAVAAKTPAPANVTPKDGNPPENEGEPVPFFGRPPDDPGVKDPDAAQPATRLRLF
- a CDS encoding TerB family tellurite resistance protein yields the protein MLDRIQAFLQTLTGSHHTQEFAPDDPRVAFVALCFQVMEADGNISDQEQQKFRDLLRERYDLSEDRLKALIEVGHQAGSEAVDYYRFTSDLRKHLVNEEDRVELLGILWDIVYADGQRSEIEDHVIWRIADLLGVSSRDRVLERQQAAARATGGDEGGD
- a CDS encoding MFS transporter; amino-acid sequence: MSISASGDRFAAFRHSSYTRFFFSRLFAAFAIQIISVAVGWQMYDETSNPLYLGLIGLFQFLPSLLLILVTGSVADRYNRRAIVAICMVVGALCAGALLALTVTHSFSPWPVFGILIVFGIERAFMGPAVQSLGPNLVPEQDLPNAVAWNSSSWQTAAIVGPVAGGLLYGVSAVAAYSIAFAFLILAAALVFMIPKPPQRNAVEKVSWGQILAGFHFISREKIVLGAISLDLFAVLLGGAVALMPIFARDILELGPWGLGMLRAAPGVGAIIVAIYLAFSPIRHHAGLAMFIGVGLFGIGTLIFGLSVTPWLSISALMLMGASDMISVYVRETLIALWTPDEVRGRVNAVNMVFVGASNELGEFRAGTMASIFGAVPAVVIGGIGTLGVAIIWAMSFPKLRRIDSLDAPDREEKSVQPA
- a CDS encoding YggT family protein, which codes for MLALFQTIDLALNLYTWVLIASAIFSWLYAFNVINSRNQFVDAIGRFLFAVTEPALRPIRRIMPDLGGIDISPVILLLIIFFIRSLMWTSIYPLVA
- a CDS encoding DUF167 domain-containing protein; amino-acid sequence: MSGAYSRHSDHLRLAIRLTPNSGRNAVEGMETAADGEVFLKARVTAVPEDGKANKALILLLADTFRLPKSSISILSGETARKKILRIDGDPEDLEEKFKKVLKA
- the ppa gene encoding inorganic diphosphatase — translated: MRIDAISVGKNPPEDVNVIVEVPVGGQPIKYEMDKEAGALVVDRFLYTPMTYPGNYGFVPHTLSEDGDPIDVLICNTRPLVPGCVINVRPIGVMIMEDDGGKDEKIIAVPVPKLTQRYDKIKNYTDMPEITLKQIEHFFEHYKDLEPGKWVKIGGWQNVDVAKTLIVEAIERYKASK
- a CDS encoding GNAT family N-acetyltransferase: MKTLSIDVRRAEPQDARAISEAHRQAWTQAYAGLIPHKPLTQMLERRGEAWWRKATRGPATLLVLDVADQVAGYATIGLNRARALPYDGEVYEIYLRPEFQGIGLGRRLFGESRRLLKSLGCEGLVVWCLEDSEHAARFFRRHGGVDLAEGMEDFGGTQLRKIGFVWS
- the typA gene encoding translational GTPase TypA; this translates as MKMRNIAIIAHVDHGKTTLVDELLKQSGSFRDNQRTTERMMDSNDLEKERGITILAKATSIEWKGVRVNIVDTPGHADFGGEVERILSMVDGAIVLVDSSEGPMPQTKFVVGKALKVGLRPIVAINKIDRPDGRHEEVINEVFDLFANLDATDEQLDFPILYGSGRDGWMNVNPEGPKDEGLAPLLDLVLKHVPEPSVGDEDGAFRMIGTLLEANPFLGRIITGRIHSGSIKPNQPVKVLSQDGKTVETGRISKILAFRGIERTPIDEAHAGDIVAIAGLSKGTVADTFCDPSVTEALHAQPIDPPTVTMSFLVNDSPLAGTEGDKVTSRVIRDRLFKEAEGNVALKIEEAEGKDSFYVSGRGELQLAVLIETMRREGFELAVSRPRVVMHKSEDGTLMEPIEEVVIDVDEEHSGVVVQKMSERKAEMAELRPSGGSRVRLVFFAPTRGLIGYQSELLTDTRGTAIMNRLFHDYQPYKGEIGGRTNGVLLSNQAGEAVAYAMFNLEDRGPMIIEPGEKVYMGMIIGIHSRDNDLEVNVLKGKQLTNIRSAGKDEAVRLTPPIRMTLDRALSWIQDDELMEVTPKNIRLRKTYLDANDRKRFGKAKIA
- a CDS encoding M3 family metallopeptidase, whose product is MSSNLLVNPALVDWNGHHGLPRFDQVKDEDFAPGFDAALAAHEAEIDAIANNRQEPTFTNTVVALETAGDALSRVSALFWGKAGAHTNENIQALEREIAPKMSRHYSKIGMNAALFARIDTLWDNRKELGLTLEEERVLERHWKGFVKAGAKLAKAEQERLADINEKLAGLGAQFGQNVLGDEKSWSLKLSDEPELGGLPAFLRDAMASAARERGEADGYMVTLSRSIIEPFLTFSTRRDLREQAFRAWAARGQNGGETDNLGIVRETLALRAEKAKLLGYENFAAYKLDNTMAKTSDAVNTLLRQVWDKARSKALEEEASLGGLIAEEGKNHEVMPWDWRYYAEKLRQRTFDFSETELKPYLQLEKIIEACFDVAERLFGIKAVEVKGVSAYHPDVRVFEIRDREGKLKALFLGDYFARSSKRSGAWMNSLQSQHKLPLKNGATGELPIIYNVCNFAKPAEGKPALLSIDDARTLFHEFGHALHGMLSDVTYPSVSGTGVSRDFVELPSQLYEHWLTVPEILEKYAVHYETGKPMPKALLDKVLAARTFNAGFATVEFTSSALVDMAFHTRGAVDDPMAVQKEVLDEIGMPASIVMRHATPHFQHVFSGDGYSAGYYSYMWSEVLDADAFSAFEETGNAFDPVMARKLKNNIYSVGGSIDPEETYKAFRGKLPDPKAMLKKKGLAMVEELSGSDA